Proteins encoded by one window of Erwinia pyrifoliae DSM 12163:
- a CDS encoding response regulator → MMDKKTTNLEKVRDLLEKKGVDKRKQSSTLAEILGIKYNSAKQKLDEKRSISITEIKKIYRYFNDSFDGSRDYNCVFVMNDMHVRCNVDVDPEVAVTVSTDENYAVKDGQNYVIDASQKRKNANTHRVKKLEFLPAPKIAILDNDADILELLQSVCSRFGIEAETFQTKDEILKVMSKQTFDCFIIDWLLDYGENSEQVIEAIREKNEKCTIILLTGQLNQHEKDIGKAIMKYGVEIIEKPTRTFIISSILLNNLFFKD, encoded by the coding sequence ATAATGGACAAAAAAACAACAAACCTTGAAAAAGTCCGCGATTTGCTTGAAAAAAAAGGTGTGGATAAAAGAAAACAATCTTCAACCCTGGCAGAAATACTCGGCATCAAATACAACAGTGCCAAGCAGAAGCTCGATGAAAAAAGAAGTATATCGATTACGGAGATAAAGAAAATATATCGATATTTCAACGACTCATTTGATGGCAGCAGGGATTATAACTGTGTTTTTGTCATGAACGATATGCATGTAAGATGCAATGTTGATGTCGATCCAGAAGTCGCAGTAACGGTCAGTACTGACGAAAACTATGCTGTCAAAGATGGCCAAAATTATGTTATTGACGCCAGCCAAAAAAGAAAAAACGCCAATACGCACCGGGTAAAAAAACTTGAATTCTTGCCCGCGCCTAAAATAGCAATACTCGATAACGATGCGGATATCCTTGAATTATTACAGTCAGTTTGCAGCAGATTTGGTATTGAAGCAGAGACGTTTCAGACCAAAGATGAAATTCTGAAAGTCATGTCGAAACAGACTTTTGACTGCTTCATTATTGACTGGCTATTGGATTACGGAGAAAACTCAGAACAGGTGATTGAAGCTATCAGAGAAAAGAATGAAAAGTGTACTATTATCCTGCTTACCGGCCAGTTAAATCAGCATGAAAAAGACATTGGTAAAGCTATAATGAAATATGGCGTAGAAATAATAGAGAAGCCAACCAGAACCTTTATTATTTCTTCCATCCTTTTGAACAACTTATTTTTCAAAGACTGA
- a CDS encoding transposase, whose product MTKPASTSKKPRKQHTPEFRNEALKLAERIGVAPAARELRLYESQLYAWRSKLKNAHSSSEREQEMSVEIARLKRQLAEQAEELAILQKAATYFAKRLK is encoded by the coding sequence ATGACAAAACCAGCATCAACCAGCAAAAAGCCACGCAAACAACATACGCCTGAATTTCGCAACGAAGCCCTGAAACTTGCTGAGCGTATCGGTGTGGCTCCAGCTGCCCGTGAACTCCGTCTGTATGAATCGCAGCTTTATGCCTGGCGCAGCAAGCTCAAAAATGCACATTCCTCTTCTGAACGTGAGCAGGAAATGTCTGTTGAAATTGCCCGCCTTAAGCGGCAACTGGCGGAGCAGGCTGAGGAGCTGGCCATTCTCCAAAAGGCCGCGACATACTTCGCGAAGCGCCTGAAATGA
- a CDS encoding IS3 family transposase: MAHLVLLTSCRSTTSKTIAASLRRQGLRAKAARKFSPVSYREHGLPVSENLLKQDFYASGANQKWAGDITYLRTDEGWLYLAVVIDLWSRSVIGWSMSPRMTAQLACDALQMALWRRKRPEKVIVHTDRGGQYCSSDYQSLLKCHNLRGSMSAKGCCYDNACVESFFHSLKVECIEVVY; encoded by the coding sequence ATGGCGCACCTCGTCTTGCTGACGAGCTGCCGGAGTACAACATCAAAAACCATTGCCGCCAGCCTGCGACGTCAGGGGCTGCGGGCGAAAGCGGCCCGCAAGTTCAGTCCGGTCAGTTATCGTGAACACGGCCTGCCCGTGTCAGAGAACCTGCTGAAACAGGATTTTTACGCCAGCGGCGCAAACCAGAAGTGGGCAGGTGACATCACCTACTTACGTACAGATGAGGGCTGGCTGTATCTGGCGGTGGTCATTGACCTGTGGTCGCGTTCCGTCATTGGCTGGTCGATGTCGCCGCGTATGACCGCACAACTGGCCTGCGACGCACTGCAGATGGCGTTGTGGCGGCGAAAACGTCCTGAAAAAGTGATTGTTCACACTGACCGTGGTGGGCAGTACTGTTCATCGGATTATCAGAGCTTGCTGAAATGTCATAATCTGCGCGGGAGCATGAGCGCAAAAGGCTGCTGTTATGACAATGCCTGCGTGGAAAGCTTCTTTCATTCGCTGAAGGTGGAATGTATTGAAGTGGTTTACTGA
- a CDS encoding pentapeptide repeat-containing protein, which produces MISPLLYLTANILKKPKEVVRLANKSPTVENIEFANKILNVEAENALFRRKKSSNETQAQARLFLCMHLLDELESITINKAEGIHSIVRSGFLSPAGSARVNIRIREKFTGSNLSYSNLKNKDLRSCDFRGSNEMKNPGEFDILLEKRPDFSGSTLDGVDLSDIFLFNPVFKNASMIGAKFTIRLTNPFQNTHHFGLCDGDFTGTILDKAVINLHLPSVLSLSEADWLLNDYGPHASLFHMLKTISREYSGIKTKIIKEIVNLIVRSRVDINLIPFVLDSLLNNIASENCYLDDGEIYLFFKKLVENVIENADKKVNLKRLSPKILSSLIKRFDSFSNDVKTKEYMIKCNGFFIQLMAICTHHEDPELVASARETYNKYLQLDAVKPFTAKTEFGNSETEPDWSDRGNFNFILINGHKTMIIDHENLCAMLHVNNSNLNANWNKFFLYENNKIVTQGELNHEDIFFTEFRIFKDEFQKELSTSSFKKLIEILDLGIYRHRFESTLSRMYADDKDKIKTAEDMRQLTEIFEKVLTYTVDEDKNYLCNLEQAHFEKIIKAYGLSNMNHRENARILFSLATLFTRYSSKYFLGAEFDSPKALRDYANALMHKANLLDPQVTGGNFDKWNNALIGSVESGYERETCTYNIHQQMFEHAEANFPAVLFKITPPGWR; this is translated from the coding sequence ATGATTAGCCCACTACTTTACCTCACAGCTAATATCTTAAAAAAACCAAAGGAAGTCGTGCGACTTGCAAATAAATCCCCCACTGTTGAAAACATAGAATTTGCTAATAAAATTTTGAATGTAGAAGCCGAAAATGCCTTATTTCGACGAAAAAAATCATCAAATGAAACGCAGGCCCAGGCTCGCTTATTCCTCTGCATGCATCTGCTGGACGAACTTGAATCCATCACTATAAATAAGGCAGAAGGCATCCATTCAATAGTACGAAGCGGTTTTTTATCACCAGCCGGGAGCGCCAGGGTAAATATAAGAATAAGAGAAAAATTCACCGGTTCAAATTTGTCTTATTCAAATCTTAAAAACAAAGACTTGAGAAGTTGTGATTTTCGGGGTTCAAATGAGATGAAAAACCCAGGTGAGTTTGACATATTATTAGAGAAAAGGCCTGATTTTTCAGGTTCCACGTTAGATGGCGTTGACTTAAGCGATATCTTTTTATTCAACCCTGTTTTCAAGAATGCCAGTATGATAGGAGCAAAATTTACTATCCGGCTAACAAATCCATTTCAAAATACACACCATTTCGGCTTATGTGATGGTGACTTTACAGGGACTATACTTGACAAGGCCGTCATCAATCTTCATCTCCCCTCTGTCTTGAGCCTTTCGGAAGCGGACTGGTTACTTAATGATTACGGACCTCACGCCTCTCTTTTTCATATGTTAAAAACCATAAGTAGAGAATACTCTGGAATAAAGACAAAAATCATTAAAGAAATAGTCAACCTGATAGTCAGATCCAGAGTAGATATCAATTTAATTCCATTCGTTTTGGATTCACTACTCAATAACATCGCATCTGAAAACTGCTATTTAGACGATGGTGAAATTTATCTTTTTTTTAAAAAGCTAGTGGAAAACGTGATTGAAAATGCTGATAAAAAGGTCAATCTAAAAAGACTGTCCCCCAAAATCCTGTCAAGTCTCATAAAGAGATTTGACTCATTCTCAAATGACGTCAAAACAAAAGAGTATATGATTAAATGCAATGGGTTCTTCATTCAATTAATGGCTATTTGCACTCATCATGAAGACCCAGAACTAGTGGCAAGCGCCAGAGAAACCTATAATAAGTATCTTCAACTGGATGCTGTAAAACCCTTTACAGCAAAAACAGAATTCGGCAACAGTGAAACAGAGCCTGACTGGTCTGATAGGGGTAATTTTAATTTCATCCTTATCAATGGTCATAAAACCATGATTATTGACCATGAAAATCTTTGCGCAATGCTACATGTAAATAATAGTAATTTAAATGCCAACTGGAATAAATTCTTTCTATATGAAAATAATAAAATCGTTACGCAAGGTGAGCTGAATCATGAGGATATTTTTTTTACCGAGTTCAGAATATTTAAGGATGAATTTCAAAAGGAACTGTCAACAAGCAGTTTTAAAAAGCTCATAGAAATCCTCGATCTTGGTATTTATCGCCATCGATTTGAATCAACGCTATCGCGCATGTATGCGGATGATAAAGACAAAATTAAAACTGCAGAGGATATGCGGCAGCTGACAGAAATATTTGAGAAGGTATTGACCTATACTGTGGATGAAGACAAAAACTACCTGTGCAATCTTGAGCAAGCGCATTTTGAAAAAATCATCAAAGCCTACGGTCTTAGCAATATGAATCACAGGGAAAATGCCAGAATTCTGTTCAGTCTTGCCACGTTGTTCACCAGGTACTCATCCAAATACTTTCTTGGAGCGGAATTTGATTCACCAAAAGCATTGAGGGATTATGCCAATGCATTGATGCATAAAGCCAACCTGTTAGATCCGCAAGTCACAGGGGGTAATTTTGATAAATGGAATAATGCGCTAATCGGGTCTGTAGAAAGTGGCTATGAACGAGAAACATGTACGTACAATATTCACCAACAAATGTTCGAACATGCAGAGGCTAATTTCCCGGCGGTTTTATTCAAGATCACGCCGCCGGGTTGGAGATAG
- a CDS encoding SMP-30/gluconolactonase/LRE family protein: MAYQVENVLSVQAELGECPLWSVEQQVLWFVDIIAPALHRFNPSSGEHQVWPVAEDIGCIGLCKDGGLIAALRSGVCFLNQRGEITRRIASNPGDAPRSRFNDGRVDPFGRFWFGSLWEPQDRNGARLYRVDNQLKLTEQADDIMISNGLAFTPDRLWMYQSDTPHGVLYRYPLDAVTGEIGQREVFRRFDAQQGGSPDGAAMDSEGYYWAAMFDGGRVVRIDTRSGDIVDEIRLPVRWPTMVAFGGPDLKTLYITTSREDRSAEELAQYPQSGDLFAVRVAVAGLPEPLFHQH, from the coding sequence ATGGCCTACCAGGTAGAAAATGTTTTATCCGTACAGGCTGAATTAGGGGAATGCCCGCTGTGGAGCGTAGAGCAACAGGTGCTGTGGTTTGTTGATATTATTGCCCCTGCTTTACATCGCTTCAACCCGTCCAGCGGTGAACATCAGGTCTGGCCGGTTGCAGAGGATATTGGCTGTATTGGCTTGTGTAAAGACGGTGGACTGATAGCCGCGCTGCGTAGCGGCGTTTGTTTTCTCAATCAGCGTGGCGAAATTACCCGGCGTATCGCCAGCAACCCTGGGGATGCTCCGCGCAGTCGCTTTAACGACGGCCGGGTTGATCCGTTTGGCCGTTTCTGGTTTGGCAGCCTGTGGGAGCCGCAGGATCGCAACGGAGCAAGGCTATACCGCGTAGACAATCAGCTCAAACTTACCGAGCAGGCCGACGATATTATGATCTCTAACGGACTGGCTTTTACTCCCGACCGCCTGTGGATGTATCAAAGCGATACGCCACATGGGGTGCTTTACCGTTATCCGCTGGATGCCGTTACTGGCGAAATCGGCCAGCGTGAGGTATTTCGGCGTTTTGATGCGCAGCAGGGGGGAAGCCCTGACGGTGCGGCGATGGATAGCGAGGGATATTACTGGGCGGCGATGTTTGACGGCGGGCGTGTTGTGCGTATCGATACGCGCAGCGGGGACATTGTTGATGAGATCCGGCTACCGGTACGTTGGCCAACGATGGTCGCCTTTGGTGGCCCGGATCTGAAGACTCTGTATATCACCACGTCAAGAGAGGATCGCAGCGCGGAGGAGTTGGCGCAGTACCCGCAATCCGGCGATCTGTTTGCCGTACGGGTTGCGGTTGCAGGTCTTCCTGAGCCGCTGTTCCATCAACATTAA
- a CDS encoding IS3 family transposase produces MSLSKKIGLSSVSRPCVVCLELPEAAGMSGACVAIKSARASSSASSAIRPSVRHLLRQNSVMAHLVLLTSCRSTTSKTIAASLRRQGLRAKAARKFSPVSYREHGLPVSENLLKQDFYASGANQKWAGDITYLRTDEGWLYLAVVIDLWSRSVIGWSMSPRMTAQLACDALQMALWRRKRPEKVIVHTDRGGQYCSSDYQSLLKCHNLRGSMSAKGCCYDNACVESFFHSLKVECIHGERFASREIMRTTVFNYIECDYNRWRRHSACGGLSPEQFENQNLA; encoded by the coding sequence ATGTCTTTATCGAAAAAAATCGGGCTGAGTTCAGTATCAAGGCCATGTGTCGTGTGCTTAGAATTGCCCGAAGCGGCTGGTATGTCTGGTGCCTGCGTCGCCATCAAATCAGCCCGCGCCAGCAGTTCCGCCTCATCTGCGATAAGGCCGTCGGTAAGGCATTTACTGAGGCAAAACAGCGTTATGGCGCACCTCGTCTTGCTGACGAGCTGCCGGAGTACAACATCAAAAACCATTGCCGCCAGCCTGCGACGTCAGGGGCTGCGGGCGAAAGCGGCCCGCAAGTTCAGTCCGGTCAGTTATCGTGAACACGGCCTGCCCGTGTCAGAGAACCTGCTGAAACAGGATTTTTACGCCAGCGGCGCAAACCAGAAGTGGGCAGGTGACATCACCTACTTACGTACAGATGAGGGCTGGCTGTATCTGGCGGTGGTCATTGACCTGTGGTCGCGTTCCGTCATTGGCTGGTCGATGTCGCCGCGTATGACCGCACAACTGGCCTGCGACGCACTGCAGATGGCGTTGTGGCGGCGAAAACGTCCTGAAAAAGTGATTGTTCACACTGACCGTGGTGGGCAGTACTGTTCATCGGATTATCAGAGCTTGCTGAAATGTCATAATCTGCGCGGGAGCATGAGCGCAAAAGGCTGCTGTTATGACAATGCCTGCGTGGAAAGCTTCTTTCATTCGCTGAAGGTGGAATGTATCCACGGAGAACGCTTTGCCAGCCGGGAAATAATGCGGACAACGGTGTTTAATTATATCGAGTGTGATTACAATCGGTGGCGTCGTCACAGTGCCTGTGGCGGCCTTAGTCCTGAACAATTTGAAAACCAGAACCTCGCTTAG
- a CDS encoding universal stress protein yields the protein MQTLLVAIDNSVIARKVIALASIQALALQAQVVVVCCIDSDYACGPLEIKAGEDPGDPGLTRDEQNTAEAVVRQALAELQRAGVTASGRIVAGKSAQTIVAEANSLQAAMIIMGRRHLSPVNRLLKGSCSAAVIERASCPVLVDVRVD from the coding sequence ATGCAAACGCTTTTAGTCGCCATTGATAACTCGGTGATTGCCCGTAAAGTGATTGCGCTGGCCAGCATCCAGGCGCTGGCTTTACAGGCGCAAGTGGTGGTGGTGTGCTGCATCGACAGCGATTACGCCTGTGGGCCGTTGGAGATTAAAGCGGGTGAGGACCCCGGCGATCCTGGACTGACGCGGGATGAGCAAAACACGGCAGAAGCGGTCGTGCGTCAGGCGCTGGCCGAGCTGCAGCGTGCCGGAGTCACGGCGAGCGGGCGCATAGTGGCCGGCAAATCGGCACAAACCATTGTTGCCGAAGCGAATAGCCTGCAGGCGGCGATGATTATCATGGGCCGTCGTCATCTGTCGCCGGTTAATCGCCTGCTAAAAGGCTCGTGCAGCGCTGCCGTTATCGAACGCGCCAGCTGCCCGGTACTGGTCGATGTGCGCGTTGATTAA
- a CDS encoding IS3 family transposase (programmed frameshift), which translates to MKRRNFSPEFKRESAQLVVDQNYTVSDAAKAMDVGLSTMTKWVKQLRDERQGKTPKASPITPEQIEIRELKKKLQRIEMENEIFKKGYRALDVRLPERFSIIGKLRARYPVATLCHVFGVHRSSYKYWKNRPEKPDGRRAVLRSQVLELHGISHGSAGARSIATMATQRGYQMGRWLAGRLMKELGLVSRQQPTHRYKRGGHEHVAIPNHLERQFAVTEPNQVWCGDVTYIWTGKRWVYLAVVLDLFARKPVGWAMSFSPDSRLTMKALEMAWETRGKPAGVMFHSDQGSHYTSRQFRQLLWRYRIRQSMSRRGNCWDNSPMERFFRSLKNEWVPVTGYVSFSDATHAITDYIVGYYSALRPHEYNGGLPPNESENRYWKNSNAVASFC; encoded by the exons ATGAAAAGAAGAAATTTTAGTCCTGAATTCAAACGTGAATCCGCTCAGTTGGTTGTTGATCAAAACTACACCGTCTCTGATGCCGCTAAGGCTATGGATGTCGGTCTTTCCACGATGACAAAATGGGTCAAGCAACTGCGTGATGAGCGGCAGGGCAAAACACCAAAAGCCTCTCCGATAACACCGGAACAAATCGAAATACGTGAGCTGAAGAAAAAGCTACAACGTATTGAAATGGAAAACGAAATAT TTAAAAAAGGCTACCGCGCTCTTGATGTCAGACTCCCTGAACGGTTCTCGATAATCGGGAAACTCAGGGCGCGTTATCCTGTGGCCACTCTCTGCCATGTGTTTGGGGTTCATCGCAGCAGCTATAAATACTGGAAAAATCGTCCTGAAAAACCAGACGGCAGACGGGCTGTGTTACGAAGTCAGGTACTTGAGCTACATGGCATCAGCCACGGTTCGGCCGGAGCAAGAAGCATCGCCACAATGGCAACCCAGAGAGGCTATCAGATGGGGCGCTGGCTTGCTGGCCGGCTCATGAAAGAACTGGGGCTGGTCAGTCGCCAGCAGCCGACTCACCGGTATAAGCGTGGCGGTCATGAACACGTTGCTATCCCGAATCACCTTGAGCGACAGTTCGCCGTAACAGAGCCAAACCAGGTGTGGTGCGGTGATGTGACCTATATCTGGACAGGCAAACGCTGGGTATACCTCGCTGTTGTTCTCGACCTGTTTGCAAGAAAGCCAGTGGGCTGGGCAATGTCGTTCTCGCCGGACAGTAGACTCACCATGAAAGCACTGGAAATGGCATGGGAAACTCGCGGTAAGCCCGCAGGAGTGATGTTCCACAGCGATCAGGGCAGTCATTATACGAGCAGGCAGTTCCGGCAGTTACTGTGGCGCTACCGGATCAGGCAGAGTATGAGCCGGCGTGGAAACTGTTGGGATAATAGCCCAATGGAACGCTTCTTTCGGAGTCTGAAAAACGAATGGGTGCCAGTGACAGGTTACGTAAGCTTCAGCGATGCGACTCACGCCATAACGGACTACATCGTTGGATATTACAGCGCACTCAGGCCGCACGAATATAATGGTGGGTTGCCACCAAACGAATCAGAAAATCGATACTGGAAAAACTCTAACGCGGTGGCCAGTTTTTGTTGA
- a CDS encoding mechanosensitive ion channel family protein: MKQLIAQLKQYGIEPNHAISLTIIFAIIFLTAVVIHFILHRIVLAACEKRAQASQHLWLHILTEHKLFHRLAFTLQGVIVNVQAVLWLQKGSDAAAILTACAQLWVMLYALMSFFSLLDVVNSLSNRFSFAAHFPLKGLLQGVKLIGAIVVGIMMISLLIGKSPAILISGLGAMAAVLMLVFKDPILGLVAGIQLSANNMLRLGDWLEMPKYGADGAVTDIGLTTVKVRNWDNTITTIPTYALVSDAFKNWSGMSASGGRRIKRCINIDTTSIHFLTTDEQEKLAYARLLSPYMASRQEEIASWNGQNAGPASVLNQRKMTNVGTFRAYLTEYLRQHPSIRQDMTLMVRQMAPGAEGLPLEIYAFTNTVVWLEYESIQADIFDHVFAVVGEFGLRIHQAPTGSDVRAIAGKSLY; this comes from the coding sequence ATGAAGCAATTGATTGCACAACTCAAGCAGTACGGTATCGAGCCTAATCACGCCATTTCGCTGACGATTATTTTCGCTATTATTTTTCTGACGGCCGTCGTCATTCACTTTATTCTGCATCGCATCGTTTTGGCCGCCTGTGAAAAACGCGCTCAGGCCAGCCAGCATCTTTGGCTGCACATCCTTACGGAGCATAAGCTGTTTCACCGACTGGCATTTACCCTGCAAGGGGTCATCGTCAATGTTCAGGCGGTGCTCTGGCTGCAAAAAGGCAGTGATGCAGCCGCCATTCTGACAGCCTGTGCACAGTTATGGGTGATGCTCTACGCCCTGATGTCATTTTTCTCGCTGCTGGATGTGGTGAACAGTTTATCGAACCGTTTCTCATTTGCCGCACATTTCCCGCTTAAGGGATTGCTACAGGGCGTTAAGCTTATCGGTGCTATTGTCGTTGGCATTATGATGATCTCGCTGCTGATTGGAAAATCTCCGGCAATTTTGATCAGCGGGCTGGGCGCGATGGCCGCCGTCCTGATGTTGGTATTCAAAGACCCAATCCTCGGGCTGGTGGCGGGTATTCAGCTTTCTGCCAACAATATGCTCAGGCTTGGAGACTGGCTGGAGATGCCGAAATACGGGGCTGACGGCGCGGTGACGGATATCGGGCTGACCACGGTAAAAGTACGTAACTGGGATAACACCATCACCACTATCCCGACCTATGCACTGGTTTCCGACGCGTTTAAAAACTGGAGTGGCATGTCGGCCTCTGGCGGCCGTCGTATTAAGCGTTGTATTAACATTGATACTACCAGCATCCACTTTCTGACCACGGACGAGCAGGAAAAACTGGCTTATGCCCGCCTGCTATCGCCTTATATGGCGTCCCGTCAGGAGGAAATTGCCAGCTGGAACGGACAGAATGCGGGGCCAGCCTCGGTGCTGAACCAGCGTAAGATGACGAATGTCGGCACTTTCCGCGCCTATCTCACCGAGTATCTTCGTCAGCACCCGTCCATTCGGCAGGACATGACATTGATGGTGCGCCAAATGGCGCCGGGAGCAGAAGGCTTACCGCTGGAAATCTACGCTTTTACCAATACCGTGGTATGGCTGGAATACGAAAGCATTCAGGCCGATATTTTTGACCATGTGTTTGCCGTAGTGGGCGAGTTTGGCCTGCGCATTCACCAGGCACCTACCGGCAGCGATGTGCGCGCCATAGCAGGCAAGAGCTTATATTGA
- a CDS encoding molybdopterin-dependent oxidoreductase: MKYIFFILSILFSSFGLAEEDTLVLINQGTKINITTADLEKLPSLKIKTSTNFTPQSIFTGVKLSDLLKNYHVSSDVIRVFAWDDYSYTLPVAELLKYQVILAYKKNNEYMDMSEMGPYAIIYPRDIYHELKTLEVNAKTVWQVKTIEGF, encoded by the coding sequence ATGAAATATATTTTTTTCATACTTTCAATATTATTCAGCAGCTTCGGGTTAGCTGAAGAAGACACGTTGGTATTAATCAATCAGGGTACTAAAATTAACATCACTACCGCTGATCTAGAGAAATTACCGTCTTTGAAAATCAAGACTTCAACCAACTTCACGCCACAGAGCATATTTACCGGGGTAAAACTCAGCGATCTGCTAAAAAACTATCACGTTAGCTCAGACGTGATACGCGTGTTCGCATGGGATGATTATAGCTACACATTGCCTGTTGCGGAGCTTCTTAAATATCAAGTCATACTTGCCTATAAAAAAAATAATGAATATATGGATATGTCTGAAATGGGACCCTATGCAATTATCTATCCAAGAGACATTTACCATGAGCTGAAAACCTTAGAAGTTAACGCAAAAACCGTTTGGCAGGTTAAAACCATCGAGGGTTTCTAA
- the alaC gene encoding alanine transaminase: MTDNSSPRRFSRIERLPPYVFNITAELKMAARRRGEDIVDFSMGNPDGPTPPHIVEKLCTVAQRDDTHGYSTSRGIPRLRRAISRWYADRYQVEIDPESEAIVTIGSKEGLAHLMLATLDHGDTVLVPNPSYPIHIYGAVIAGAQVRSVPLVAGVDFFNELERAIRESYPKPKMMILGFPSNPTAQCVELDFFERVIALAKRYNVLVIHDLAYADIVYDGWKAPSIMQVPGARDVAVEFFTLSKSYNMAGWRIGFMVGNKELVAALARIKSYHDYGTFTPLQVAAIAALEGDQQCVLDIAEQYKRRRDVLVKGLHEAGWMVDNPKASMYVWAKIPDRYAHLGSLEFAKLLLQEAKVCVSPGIGFGDYGDTHLRFALIENSDRIRQAVRGIKAMFRAEGVFPAADGTGEESL; encoded by the coding sequence ATGACTGACAACTCATCCCCACGCCGTTTTTCCCGTATTGAAAGACTGCCGCCGTATGTTTTTAACATCACCGCAGAACTGAAGATGGCAGCTCGCCGTCGTGGTGAAGACATTGTCGATTTCAGTATGGGCAACCCTGATGGCCCGACGCCCCCCCACATCGTGGAAAAACTCTGTACTGTGGCACAGCGTGACGACACGCACGGTTATTCCACGTCGCGCGGTATTCCTCGCCTGCGCCGTGCTATTTCGCGCTGGTACGCCGACCGCTATCAGGTGGAGATTGACCCGGAATCTGAGGCCATAGTGACTATTGGCTCGAAAGAGGGGCTGGCGCATCTGATGCTGGCTACGCTCGACCACGGTGATACGGTACTGGTGCCGAATCCCAGCTATCCTATCCACATTTACGGCGCGGTGATTGCCGGTGCTCAGGTGCGATCTGTACCGCTGGTGGCAGGCGTAGACTTCTTCAACGAGCTGGAGCGCGCCATTCGTGAAAGCTACCCGAAGCCGAAAATGATGATCCTCGGTTTCCCTTCCAATCCGACCGCGCAATGCGTGGAACTGGATTTTTTCGAAAGGGTTATCGCGCTGGCGAAGCGGTACAACGTGTTGGTTATTCATGACCTTGCTTACGCTGACATTGTTTATGACGGCTGGAAAGCGCCTTCGATTATGCAGGTACCCGGTGCGCGCGATGTGGCAGTTGAATTCTTTACCCTGTCGAAAAGTTACAATATGGCCGGCTGGCGCATTGGTTTTATGGTGGGGAACAAGGAGCTGGTGGCGGCACTGGCGCGTATAAAAAGCTATCACGACTACGGTACTTTCACCCCGCTACAGGTGGCGGCCATCGCGGCGCTGGAAGGGGATCAGCAGTGCGTTCTTGACATTGCTGAACAGTATAAACGCCGTCGTGATGTGCTGGTAAAAGGGCTGCATGAAGCAGGCTGGATGGTGGATAACCCGAAAGCGTCCATGTATGTCTGGGCAAAAATTCCCGACCGCTACGCGCATCTGGGATCGCTGGAATTTGCCAAACTGCTGTTGCAGGAGGCAAAAGTGTGCGTGTCACCAGGCATTGGTTTCGGCGATTACGGCGATACGCATCTGCGTTTTGCACTCATCGAAAACAGCGATCGTATTCGTCAGGCGGTCAGAGGGATCAAGGCGATGTTCCGTGCTGAAGGCGTGTTTCCAGCAGCGGACGGAACTGGCGAAGAGTCGCTTTAA
- a CDS encoding GNAT family N-acetyltransferase: MSITFHKLTEQHLKDIYEIRFSVHENQLHDHQIGYMQRQQVLEDINQGGGWICKAGDEYVGYALGIFVPDPLVGGLFVKPEYHNKGIGSQLLLLVTQWFFDQETAEISLTTDRGSKAEIFYQQRGWQPSGTDEFGQLILKKHR; the protein is encoded by the coding sequence ATGAGCATCACTTTTCATAAGTTAACTGAGCAGCATCTGAAAGACATCTACGAAATCAGATTTTCAGTGCATGAAAATCAGCTGCACGACCATCAAATCGGCTATATGCAGAGGCAACAGGTTCTGGAAGACATCAACCAGGGTGGCGGGTGGATCTGCAAAGCAGGTGATGAATATGTCGGATACGCACTTGGCATATTTGTTCCAGATCCTTTGGTGGGCGGGCTTTTTGTTAAGCCTGAATATCACAATAAGGGCATAGGATCGCAGCTTTTATTACTGGTTACCCAATGGTTTTTTGACCAGGAAACGGCAGAGATCAGTTTAACAACCGATCGTGGATCAAAAGCTGAAATTTTCTATCAGCAAAGAGGATGGCAACCATCGGGAACGGATGAGTTTGGTCAGCTAATTTTAAAAAAACACCGGTGA